The DNA window GAGTGGTTCAAAAGGGGCTACAAACGCCCAGagtttgatgaaaaatatgacaCAACATTGGATGATGTTGATGCAGTCTTCAATGACTCAGAAGTGAGTAGACTGCAGTATACACTTGAATTTCTGTTTTATGGTCATGCCAGTTACTGAATGTTCCTACTACTGTGATTGACCTCCTCCAGGAGCACCATGTGACAGAAaagaaagaaccagaagctcTCAATGCATTTGAACTGATTTCAATGTCAGCAGGCCTCAATCTTGGAAATTTATTTGACTCAGAGCAGGTATGTGATCTCCCTATTTAATCAGTACTGACAAAGAACCTTGAACTAATGCTCCGTgtaaccttatttttttaacgaaCCTGTAAGGATGTAAACTTAAGTGAAGCGCTATTGTCTTTTGTTCCACTTATACCTTCCTAAATTAGCACAGAAAACATGTAAAATCACCTATTGGCACCTTGTCAATTTACTCTGTTACTATGTTTAGACTACACTGCATGTCACAAGTCGTGAAATCCATGTAGTTCAATTTTGTGCCATTTTAACCTCATAATTTTGTacatattttgttaaatttgtgcaaaatttcttattcaaaaaaaatttgtgcaatttattactatgtaCTTATTCACACTATTTTCAGGAATTTAAAAGAGAAACAAGGTTCACATCAAAATGTCCACCGAAAGAAATTGTGCGCAAGATCGAGGAAGCTGCAAAGCCTCTAGGATTTGATGTTCagaagaaaaattacaagGTCTGCTCCCTTCGCCCAGACAACTGTTTGCATGAATCCCCTATTAAAACAATGGGTTCAAGCCTTCTAGGcattatttatagaaaatttaaatatatattttcttcatgCTGAATTTGTCTGATGGATTGACCAGTTAAGGCTGGAAAAGGTAAAAGCAGGGAGAAAAGGAAATCTGAATGTTGCTACTGAGGTAATATGAAAAACTGCTATACTGCAATCTGTTTAATCTTCTTCAATGTATCTAACAGTTATTGTGCATTATTTTTCAGATACTGCAGGTTGCACCATCTCTTCATATGGTTGAAGTACGAAAAGCAAAAGGCGACACCCTAGAGTTTCATAAGGTAGATATTTAACGCAATGATCATGTCAATTAAAAGCTGATGTTCATGGACTATCGTTGGTAAATTGAGTCAGTAATTTGATAAGATCAATTAACAGCCCTATTCTGCTCCAAGCTCAGTAAATTGGGTTTCACTGAGTAGCcagaattataattttatccttttcttttgcaaccTTTGTGTGAATGGCTTGTACTGAATCGCTTGAACTTTTCATGTATTGCAGTTTTACAAAAACCTTTCCAACACCTTAAAGGATGTGGTGTGGAAATCAGATGATCTGCAAAGTCAACCTGCCTAGAAACTTGGGAGAGGAGATATGGGTGAACTATTTACATCCCATTCTTCTGAATTGATTCCCATTTCTAGATGCTGGAATAGCAGAAATCATGTTTATTGCATTTGTAATTAGTTGTGGGTGGACCTGTAAAGTACATTATGCTTGGTCTCCACTAGTGTTATAAATGTTGCTCTTAATTTTCAGAGAACCCTTTGTGATAGCTCAAGTGAAGCTGATCATTCGATGGGGTTTTTTGTGTGTATAAACCAGAATCTTGTGAGGAACAAGTATAATTAATTGGTCAGCATTCATTTTCCATGTACACTATGAAGTCGTTTGATTTACAAGTTCTCAAGAACTCCAGATCAACTGTAACCAGAAATTAAGGTGACAGCAAACTCTGAATTCTATGATTATGATAGATCAGTTGCAAACCTGAAACCTacaattttcaattttcagaGGATGGTACATGAGGATGAGGGGCCGCAGCAGCCGGATTTCCGGTCGGAGCGATTCGACCGGTGACCTCCGCTTCCATGACCATCCATCATATTCTGCCTTCGCCTGCATATAAATACTAGTATCAATCATTCAGCTCATAATTCATCTGATGAATGCACTGCAAAGATTGCAATGCTCAGGTTCAGTTTCAAAGAGATGAATCGAGCAATTGAAACGAAGGGGGGATTTGGCGAACTTTGCCATCATGAGCTTGACGAACTCGTTGTAGTCGATctggccatcgccgtcgccgtcggcctcgTGGAGCATCTcggcgagctcgtcgtcggAGATGCGGTCGCCGAGGTTGGTCATGACGTggcggagctcgtcggcggTGATGAAGCCGTTCTGGTCCTTGTCGAAGACGCGGAAGGCGTCGCGGATGTCGTCCTCGGCCTCGGTGTCGCGGAGCTTGCGCGCGAGGAGGCTCAGGAACTCGTCGAAGTCGATGCTCCCGCTCCCGTCGGCGTCCACCTCCGCCACCATCTCCTGCAGCTCCGCCTCCGTCGGCTGCTGCCCCAGCGACCCCATCACCGTCCCCAGCTCCTTGCTCGTGATCGTCCctgattcaaaaaatatttctccgATCAATCAATCATTCTATCAATCTGTCAAGAACACATGCAATGCAATTGATGCAACTATTACCGTCCCCATCTTTGTCGAAAAGGCTGAATGCCTCCCGGAACTCGGCGATCTGCTCCTTGCTCAGTTGCTCCATTCCCCCCTCCgatttagcaaaacaaaagaagcaATTAGCTAATTAATGGCGATTGATTGATGGAGACGGGGAGAGGATTAAGCTGCCGCCATGTCGTTGTTTAATTATTGATGATTCCCCTGCGCTCGTTCTTGTCGCTGGCTATAAAAAGGAGGGCACTTGCTCACGTATTCGTATCGTATGCTGCATGCTTCACTCGCTCGCTCcaggttgctgctgctgctcttttCTTCTAGTACTTTCATCAGGGAGATTACTGATGACATTCTCATTCTCATTCTCCCAAAAAGCAAGCATAAGCATCTTCAAacgataaaataaaaatggacgGGCGCTAAATTTTCGGAAACGAATAAAGTTCATCATGTCAATTGAtgataatttcataaatagtCCGATTCTCAGCCTCAGAATCTTTGCTGATTGCTACCATCTTGTAGCTGACTATCAAGGGCCAAAGTGGAGTGGCACATGTAGGGTATACTGTACATTATGTGATTTCATTCTGCGTGCAGCCCATAAAGTAGCTTACACCTGTAAACAACTCAAATTTGCGCCTTTGGTTTCATTAACAGCACAAGATGGATTTAGAGCAAGAATGATGCTTGACCTGACCAGATTCCTGGCTGATGGACACCAGGTTAATGTCCAGTTAAATCTTATCAGGCAAATAATGTATAAACGATCGGGCGAAATATTGATAAGCACTTATTAATATTATCGTGCACTACTATAATATGCATAGAATCTCAGTTAATCAATACTTCTGATCCTCACATTGGCGACATCAGTACAAAACTGAGAACCTAACGAAACTAGGATACAAGCTAGCAAAAACCGATGTGACATGCAGTATCACTACACACtcttcccaaaaaaaaagtcaatccATGAAACCTGGATTTAGATGAACAGTGCTGTAGAAAATCTACGTGTCAGCTTCTCGAATGGTTGTATCGATGTTGCTGGGCATCAACATATTGAATCCATCACCTGCCGTAGATACGATCATACTAGGTATCTGTGGGTGCCAGTGCAATTCTTTCAAGTCTTTCTGGCCCTGtacacaaaacaaatcaagGTCAAATCTATGATTTTGCTCATTAGCAGTGTATAGATGGATTTTGAAATACATCATGACGTccacaaacatatatttttttaatttttttacacaagGAATGGGTGTATACAAGATTCAAAAAcgagagagaaaacaaatgTGGTAATAGTACCTGATGAACAAAGAGAAGTTGCGGGGGCAAATCTTCAGGAGCATTTGCCTGTTCTTTCATCTTCTCCCTGAACTCTGCCTCCTCTTCAGCATCTTTTTCCAATGAAAGATCCCAAATTCTGCACACAAACAATTCAGAATTGAAAAATGGATATAGTAAAGAAAGCATTTTTTGGCTTTTCACTACACTTTAAACAAAAGAAGTATAAAACTTGAGTGAGGAAACTTACGTCAGTTGATGGTCAGCTGATGATACAGCTAATGTTGATGGTTCATGTGGGCTCCATTCCACAGATGTAATTGGTTGCTTGTGATATTCAAAATGGGCTACCAAGGAATCATCCTAGCAGTACAAcagaaagcaaaaaaaaagctttCGATGTGAATACATCATTTCAAAAGCAATATGAGATTATATGAACAGAAGACATTATTATATACAGTTGTAAAAGGTGTTCAAATAAAGAGAGTGCCATTATTATGTATTTAGATACGCTGAGTTTTGCTAGTGtgtgtaaattaattacagACATCAGAAGCAACAACTATCTACCATAGCATCACTGGCCTCACAAGTCTAGTAGCAAGAACATGCCAAATTTCATCTATGCAAAAGAGGGTTCATCTTGTATCAGTATTATCATCACAAAACCCAATTgtccactttttttttctaacatatTAAATGCATAGAAAGTGACAGATAAGCCCAAACTgaaataaaccataaaaacAGAGATGGAGGGAATACGCCATTGTAGTGTGATATTTGCAACTGACAAGCACAGAACATTGTGGCCCAACAATATGAAGTACCTTGATTAATCTTAGATCACGAATTGAGAAACTTCCATCATCACATCCTGAAGCTATCATACAGCTAGCAAGCCTGGTAAGAGTAGTCAATATATTCATGAATATTAGGAGAAGATTTTCATgtagatgatcaaattttcaAGTGGACATATCATACCGGTTCCATGAGATGACATTCACGTCAGAATTGTGAGCCTTAACAACAATACAGGGTTTCTTCCCTGTCCGTATATCCCAGATAGATATTGTTTTGTCAACTGAACAAGAGGCAAATATGTCGGCTTCTGTGGGACTCCACTGCAAAATATAGTCAAGATGTTTGAGATAATCAAATGCTCAATGTTCTAGAGCACCAAGTATGTATGTTAATTCATTCAGTGGCATGCCTGCAAATCTTCAACACTTGCAGAGTGCCCAACAAATGGTTTTGTATCGACATTCCAACTGTTTGAAGTCGGCTCCCACAGGTGGATGCATTTATTGCAATCACCTGTATAGTCAAATCATTAATTTGATCTAGTACTCAATGTCCATGTACAAAATGAAGCATATGGATGCTTTATGAACACAAGACAGACCACGATTTTATAAGCAAAACAGCATAGGACAAACATTATATCATGGACAAGATCCAATACACACCAGAAACAAGCCTTCCAGTAACAAGTGGACTCCAATCAATTGCATAGCCTTCATCTTTATGGCCACCAAATATTTTCACAGGTACGTGATTATGGATTCTGTCTTCTTCATTGTGTGCAACTGCTCCAGACTCTGCTAATGAATTAAGGAAGGAACTGAAATCCCATACCTACAAACAACATAACGGACAGTTGATTATGCACAAAAGTAGTAAGTGTGGTAGATTATGTTCGTGGCATGTTTTTAGGGAAAGTAAATTTACCTGAACATGACCTGTGTCTCCCCAAGTTGCACATAGATGTGGTTCCTGAGTCATTGCGCGTATCCTATTTACACACCCCGCATGAGCCACTTTTTTTAGCTGGTAATGCATATACAGACACAAAGCACATTAGAAGTTATGCATCCTTTTTTAGCTTGTATATGCATATGCACATATACAGATACAAAGCATATTAGAAGTTATGTACCAAAGGAGTAAACTGGGTTGTAAATTGTGAAGTAAGCAGATACATAGCTTAATCAAATATGTGCACTTGGAGAAAGAACTTACATGTAAAATGGGCATTGTATCTTCATTAACTgcttcatcttcttcatcaCTACTACTTTCACTGTCCATATCACTGCCGCCATCAACTGCTGAGGCTGGTATAGGTTCCCGCTTCTTCCCATTTATGTTGCAAATCTTGAAAATGCCGATATAATTCCATGGAGCCCTCTCAGCCTGAAAAACAGGTAAAGCTTAATTAGGCACAAACTATTTGGACAATAGAGTGATTCTATGGAGCAGGTAAAAGCattgatagaaaaaaaaaaggaaagataacagaagaaaaaaagtccGGCACCCATGAATTATGAAAAGCAAAGTTGACTTGCGGAAATGACTGGAATCCTAATATTGTTGTTATCTGATTTTATAATGAAATTACTTGCTGTGTTCTTTTGCATCAGGTTATTCCTTGGCTTTTGCGTGCGtgcttcccaaactactaTACAGtgcattttttgcaaaaagattttatatagaagttcatcatctcacctttataaagtagatttttaattttatagtatctaatttaatcatttatactattaaatagctatcaaaaaatcagataatatttcatcttcCAAAAAAAGACAACCTAATGATCATATTTTCATCACCtaaattttagaggaaaagGATTGTAAGGAGAACAGATAATGCAACCTGAGTTCCAGCAATGCCGTATAATGTATGTGGGAACTCTGATCGAACAAGCCCAAGTTGATCACGCACAATATCAAAGCTGCAACAGCACGTGAATCGCTGAGAATAAATAGAACCATACATAAAATAGCACAATATTGGCTACAAATAAGAAAGGCCTTTTACCTCAAGCATGGCCAACCAATGTTAAACCCTCGGATATAATTGTAAGCCTCAGGATCAAACTGGAGTTCCTCCCCCTCTTCCAGTTCATCCACACCAGGTTGCCATACCTGAAATTGTTGCCAAAGATTAAGCAATTATTATAGATGGAAAGTAGAAAAAAAGTAATCACACATGCAACCACTTGTTCTTCTCACTGcgactaaaaaaatctattgacGAGCTATTGGGAGTATTCATGTCTCACCCTGGCTGGGCCAGAAGGCACCGCAGGAAGAGAAGACGATGCAACTTCAGCTTTCTGCAACCCCATCGATCCACAGCAAAGAAATTGCACAGGCAGAGTTAGGCTCGAAAGACGATGACGAGATTGAACTAGGAATACCGCGACAACGCAGTGAGTAGTCGCTTACCTTGGGCGCGGTCCTCTTAATCCTCTTGGATTTGACCTTGCGACCCATCggaaggaagaggagaggggaggcggcggatgCCCGGAGCTGCGGTTGCGCGCGGcgcgagaggagaggagaggagggagggtgGAAGtagtggcggcggccggcggagaCGAGCAagggcagggcagggcagggcTGTATCTTGTCTTGTTTGGGCCAGGCCGAAATACTCTTGACAAGCAATGGGCCGTGATGGGCTGTAACATGCTGATGGCACAGAATCCCAGCCCAAAACAATATGGGCCTTACTGCAGTTATTACTCCTTCggcttttttaagtttgacgTCGTTGGTTTTAAAATCCACGCTATTCTTTTTATTCAATtcaattatgtaattattatttattttttgatttgctTTCTCATTAAAGGAACTTTGTTGAGAAGCGTTATTTGTATCATGGGTTAAAATCTTTTATTACCTCtgttttaggttataagatgttttagttttttcaaatCCGTAtggatatatgtatataatatacatcagttcatatataaatatagggaaaaaatatcttataacttAAAACAGAAGGAGCATATTTATTCCGTAATTATGATATATACTTTGGATTTATAG is part of the Oryza brachyantha chromosome 11, ObraRS2, whole genome shotgun sequence genome and encodes:
- the LOC102722436 gene encoding glutamate-rich WD repeat-containing protein 1, which codes for MGRKVKSKRIKRTAPKKAEVASSSLPAVPSGPARVWQPGVDELEEGEELQFDPEAYNYIRGFNIGWPCLSFDIVRDQLGLVRSEFPHTLYGIAGTQAERAPWNYIGIFKICNINGKKREPIPASAVDGGSDMDSESSSDEEDEAVNEDTMPILHLKKVAHAGCVNRIRAMTQEPHLCATWGDTGHVQVWDFSSFLNSLAESGAVAHNEEDRIHNHVPVKIFGGHKDEGYAIDWSPLVTGRLVSGDCNKCIHLWEPTSNSWNVDTKPFVGHSASVEDLQWSPTEADIFASCSVDKTISIWDIRTGKKPCIVVKAHNSDVNVISWNRLASCMIASGCDDGSFSIRDLRLIKDDSLVAHFEYHKQPITSVEWSPHEPSTLAVSSADHQLTIWDLSLEKDAEEEAEFREKMKEQANAPEDLPPQLLFVHQGQKDLKELHWHPQIPSMIVSTAGDGFNMLMPSNIDTTIREADT
- the LOC102711102 gene encoding putative calmodulin-like protein 2, encoding MEQLSKEQIAEFREAFSLFDKDGDGTITSKELGTVMGSLGQQPTEAELQEMVAEVDADGSGSIDFDEFLSLLARKLRDTEAEDDIRDAFRVFDKDQNGFITADELRHVMTNLGDRISDDELAEMLHEADGDGDGQIDYNEFVKLMMAKRRQNMMDGHGSGGHRSNRSDRKSGCCGPSSSCTIL